In the Geobacter sp. FeAm09 genome, one interval contains:
- a CDS encoding 2-hydroxyacyl-CoA dehydratase subunit D yields the protein MSNEKRGLQRFCEYRDRIQSFIDGISSSPEPNPVLLKFFGIILENDKKTIDCIENNKPLLSGWYGNAPEIFAAMDVHYFCAVDNILAHQPFTSDLEGMDASAVPSDMCGLIKLGVYGVEAGLVPVPTAMITMLEPCDAQSAIHEAWENTDAWKGVPTFILDPAYGNDKEDYVYFAGELKRMIAFLEDHLGRKMDYNKLREVVERTNEQYAAWAEYNELRRAIPCPHDSFVGSKLGWGATQHVTAGLPETTEMFKMLAYDAEQKVKQGIGALPKEKVRVLWADLVPTWADPLAAWLAEECGANIVMDFQGYTPYEHIDTSSVESMLLGLAKRNMAEVPMIRQARGTVDVMIEDITRIVRDYKCDCVFFPGHVGHKDQSASIAFIKEACRDLKIPLLILTVDNFDPRYTPFDVLKRQITEFFNAHGLL from the coding sequence ATGTCAAATGAGAAGAGAGGCTTGCAGCGGTTTTGCGAGTATCGTGACCGTATTCAGAGCTTCATTGACGGCATCAGCTCATCACCGGAACCGAATCCGGTTCTGTTGAAGTTCTTCGGTATCATCTTGGAAAACGACAAGAAAACGATCGATTGCATCGAAAACAATAAGCCGTTGCTTTCCGGCTGGTACGGTAATGCGCCGGAAATTTTTGCCGCCATGGACGTGCACTATTTCTGCGCTGTCGACAACATCCTGGCCCATCAGCCGTTTACCAGTGACCTGGAGGGGATGGATGCCTCGGCCGTTCCGTCCGATATGTGTGGGCTGATCAAGTTGGGCGTATATGGGGTGGAGGCTGGCCTGGTGCCCGTTCCTACCGCCATGATCACCATGCTGGAGCCGTGCGACGCCCAGTCGGCCATCCATGAGGCGTGGGAGAACACCGATGCCTGGAAAGGCGTACCTACTTTTATCCTCGACCCTGCCTACGGCAACGACAAGGAGGATTACGTCTACTTTGCCGGTGAATTGAAAAGGATGATCGCGTTCCTGGAGGACCATCTGGGGAGAAAGATGGATTACAACAAGCTGCGCGAGGTGGTCGAACGAACCAACGAGCAGTATGCTGCCTGGGCGGAATACAACGAACTGCGCCGCGCCATCCCGTGTCCGCATGATTCGTTTGTCGGCTCAAAACTGGGGTGGGGAGCAACGCAGCATGTTACCGCCGGGCTCCCGGAAACGACGGAGATGTTCAAGATGCTGGCCTATGACGCCGAACAGAAGGTCAAACAGGGAATCGGAGCGCTGCCGAAGGAGAAGGTCAGGGTGCTTTGGGCCGACCTGGTGCCGACCTGGGCCGATCCGTTGGCGGCCTGGCTGGCCGAAGAGTGTGGCGCCAATATCGTCATGGATTTCCAGGGGTATACCCCCTACGAGCATATCGATACGTCCAGCGTGGAAAGCATGCTGCTCGGGCTTGCCAAGCGCAACATGGCCGAGGTGCCGATGATTCGGCAGGCCAGGGGGACCGTGGATGTCATGATCGAAGACATAACGCGGATCGTCAGGGACTACAAATGCGATTGTGTTTTCTTCCCGGGGCACGTAGGTCACAAGGACCAGTCCGCTTCCATCGCTTTCATCAAAGAAGCCTGCCGCGACCTGAAGATCCCCTTGCTGATTTTGACGGTGGATAACTTTGACCCGCGCTACACGCCGTTTGATGTGCTCAAGCGCCAGATTACGGAGTTTTTCAACGCACACGGCTTGTTGTAG
- a CDS encoding helix-turn-helix domain-containing protein, translated as MGCDDYSAWYTREETARYLERSVKTIDRLRKKGVLVDLDAGGLVRITRTSIEEYLRRPVEVQVDPAGMMTVEQAHYDSLLRQLHHCQAEIDHAVEIARELEASRAECARLRKTISTIQADQARPLTLIREICGRQVILVKKDSSRKR; from the coding sequence ATGGGCTGTGATGATTATTCTGCCTGGTACACCCGCGAGGAGACTGCAAGGTATCTGGAGCGGAGCGTGAAAACCATTGACCGGCTGCGGAAAAAGGGCGTGCTGGTTGACCTCGACGCCGGCGGCCTGGTGCGGATCACCAGAACGTCAATTGAGGAGTACCTGCGTCGTCCTGTCGAGGTACAGGTTGATCCTGCTGGAATGATGACAGTAGAGCAGGCCCATTACGATAGCCTGCTGCGGCAGCTCCACCACTGTCAGGCGGAAATAGATCATGCCGTAGAGATTGCCAGGGAGCTCGAGGCGAGCCGGGCTGAATGCGCGCGTTTGCGTAAAACGATTTCGACCATACAGGCAGACCAAGCGAGGCCGCTAACGCTGATCCGGGAGATCTGCGGCAGGCAGGTGATACTGGTGAAAAAGGATTCAAGTAGAAAGAGGTGA
- a CDS encoding 2-hydroxyacyl-CoA dehydratase subunit D, with protein sequence MPNTLKSIALQQLQEAAGTLAGPAVKEWKQQGGKVLGCMYNYIPEELITAAGLLPYRMRATGSTGSELSETCFTQVNCSLVRHFFDSGLRGDLGFLDGVVSVNNCDHMRRLYDNWVAKIKVGYQHFMPFPKKSGLEQVEAYRLQLERFKAELEEHFGVEITDEKLCDAITLHNETRGLQRRLHELRKGEAPPITGAEAMAVMVAGGSMPRKQYNAILKQLLDDCANAEGISDYKARLMVIGGELDDPKLIEIIESQGGLVVADSLGYGSRGCACDVDTTGDLLTALSRYQLMQHPADPRINGTSAARNAYASDMATSGRVDGVVAVRLPQCDLWGLELLNLSRHFKRDNIPYLSLEVEYVLGSIGQLKTRVQAFTESIVEAKHVK encoded by the coding sequence ATGCCTAATACATTGAAATCCATAGCGCTGCAGCAGCTGCAGGAAGCGGCCGGCACACTTGCCGGTCCGGCGGTAAAGGAGTGGAAACAGCAGGGGGGCAAGGTTCTGGGATGCATGTACAACTATATCCCGGAGGAACTGATCACCGCAGCAGGGCTCTTGCCGTATCGCATGCGAGCGACCGGCAGTACCGGTTCAGAACTCTCGGAAACCTGCTTTACCCAGGTGAACTGCAGCCTTGTCCGGCACTTCTTCGATTCCGGCCTGCGCGGGGATCTGGGGTTTTTGGATGGCGTTGTTTCAGTCAACAACTGTGACCATATGCGCAGGCTCTATGACAACTGGGTTGCCAAGATCAAGGTCGGTTACCAGCACTTCATGCCGTTTCCGAAAAAGAGCGGGCTTGAGCAGGTTGAGGCATACCGGCTGCAGCTGGAGCGCTTCAAAGCAGAACTGGAGGAGCATTTCGGGGTCGAGATCACGGACGAGAAGCTGTGCGATGCGATCACTCTGCACAATGAGACCCGAGGTCTCCAGCGACGGCTCCATGAACTGAGAAAAGGCGAGGCCCCTCCCATAACGGGTGCCGAGGCAATGGCCGTCATGGTTGCCGGGGGCAGCATGCCGAGAAAGCAGTACAATGCCATCCTCAAACAGCTGCTGGACGACTGTGCCAATGCTGAGGGTATCAGTGATTACAAAGCCCGCTTGATGGTAATTGGCGGAGAACTCGATGATCCGAAACTTATCGAGATAATCGAAAGCCAGGGCGGTCTTGTTGTTGCGGACTCCCTTGGCTACGGCTCCAGGGGCTGCGCCTGTGATGTGGATACCACGGGTGATCTGCTGACGGCACTGTCACGCTATCAGTTGATGCAGCATCCGGCCGACCCGCGCATTAATGGCACTTCTGCCGCCAGGAACGCCTATGCCAGCGATATGGCAACGTCCGGCAGGGTTGACGGCGTGGTTGCGGTCCGCCTGCCACAGTGCGATTTGTGGGGGCTGGAACTGCTCAACCTGTCGAGACATTTCAAAAGGGATAACATCCCGTATCTGTCACTGGAGGTGGAATATGTTCTCGGCAGCATCGGCCAGCTTAAAACAAGGGTTCAGGCGTTTACGGAAAGCATTGTGGAGGCGAAACATGTCAAATGA
- a CDS encoding helix-turn-helix domain-containing protein, translated as MGILSNEEIGARLRDLRKRQGLTQEQLAEKIDVTFQQVQQYESGSSRLNADRLQAIAQALSVPVGSFFGEEETEATLTAEEKGLLQGYRRLKSQEVKAFVRKSLE; from the coding sequence ATGGGTATATTGTCGAATGAGGAAATCGGGGCGAGGCTGCGGGATCTGCGTAAAAGGCAGGGACTTACCCAGGAACAACTTGCGGAAAAGATCGACGTTACGTTTCAGCAAGTGCAGCAGTATGAAAGCGGTTCCTCACGGCTTAACGCGGATAGGCTACAGGCCATCGCTCAGGCCCTGTCGGTACCCGTCGGCTCCTTTTTTGGGGAAGAGGAGACCGAAGCGACCTTGACTGCCGAGGAAAAAGGCCTTTTGCAGGGATACCGGAGATTGAAGTCCCAGGAGGTCAAGGCATTCGTCAGAAAGAGCCTCGAATAG
- a CDS encoding AAA family ATPase encodes MSSMANQGNNTRIYAVCGKGGVGKTAFTAMLTRALLDSGRAGRLLVIDADPAQGVTNALGMQVEKTMGQVRESIITAARDGRTSELAEITNAIDYLVMEALVESDSLALLAMGRTESLGCFCPVNDLLRDAVTAVAGKFDTILIDGEAGLEQINRQVVEALDCLIMMTDSSARGLRTVAILKEMIEEKKVIRCNRTGVVFNRGDIDENYLAQAAVKVGVNVFGFVPQDPNVADYDLVGRPLLELPSDSEALAAVRRIAAILEP; translated from the coding sequence ATGAGCAGTATGGCCAATCAGGGGAATAACACCAGAATCTATGCTGTCTGCGGTAAAGGCGGGGTTGGAAAGACCGCCTTCACTGCCATGCTGACCAGGGCTTTGCTGGATAGCGGGCGGGCCGGCCGGCTGCTGGTGATCGATGCGGACCCGGCGCAGGGGGTGACCAACGCCTTGGGGATGCAGGTCGAAAAGACCATGGGGCAGGTCCGGGAATCCATTATCACAGCAGCCAGGGATGGTCGCACCAGCGAACTGGCTGAAATCACCAATGCGATCGACTATCTTGTGATGGAAGCGCTGGTTGAGTCGGATAGTCTGGCTTTGCTGGCCATGGGGCGTACCGAGTCTTTGGGCTGTTTCTGCCCCGTTAATGATCTCTTGCGGGATGCCGTCACGGCAGTGGCCGGGAAGTTCGATACCATCCTGATTGATGGTGAGGCCGGCCTTGAACAGATAAACCGCCAGGTTGTGGAAGCGTTGGACTGCCTGATCATGATGACGGACTCTTCGGCGCGGGGGCTCCGGACCGTCGCCATCCTTAAAGAGATGATCGAAGAGAAAAAGGTCATACGGTGTAACAGGACGGGAGTTGTTTTCAACAGGGGTGACATTGACGAGAATTATTTGGCTCAAGCCGCTGTGAAGGTCGGAGTCAACGTCTTTGGTTTCGTCCCGCAGGACCCGAATGTGGCAGATTACGACTTGGTCGGCCGCCCCCTGCTGGAACTTCCCTCCGATTCTGAAGCTCTCGCGGCTGTGCGCAGGATTGCGGCAATTCTGGAACCATGA
- a CDS encoding MFS transporter — protein MIPDRPKAAHAENRSLFRGLFLVNFAITLGFGIADAFFSLYVFSLGARGMLLGLPLVFYSLSKIILSPFMGAWADRIGRRKVAAVSLGLYLFVSVSYLFTTSLTLITLLRLLQGIGCAMFRPMVVSLVSECTCDKRRATVMGTFDISFYGALSLGPLVGGILKDLWGFRGIFATLALLCITALAVAFISIPSHKDASSQPTHYETEHLWGLLNITRHSSLRGLLAFIFGRACGISLLGAFLPIMLTARLGLNGTRAGLVMASSTLVMTLLLRPMGMLSDRAPRKSLVVAGGTAVSLLYFLIPVAAGFSQILALAVGIGLFSVLSQPASTALLVEEGSRHGMGATVGTFNSVLNLGFVSGPLLGAGLQTTLGLTAVFYAAGVMGLGAVVLFMVNVFYEEGGQTWKQPMTVYVSMSKKLQWSERMDIEGQ, from the coding sequence ATGATTCCTGACCGGCCAAAAGCGGCGCATGCGGAGAACCGGAGCCTGTTCCGGGGGCTGTTCCTGGTTAACTTCGCCATCACTCTGGGTTTCGGCATCGCCGACGCCTTCTTCTCTCTCTACGTTTTCAGCCTAGGGGCAAGGGGCATGCTCCTGGGCCTGCCGCTCGTCTTCTACTCCCTCTCCAAGATCATCCTCAGCCCCTTCATGGGCGCCTGGGCCGACCGGATCGGCCGGAGAAAGGTAGCTGCCGTTAGCCTTGGCCTCTACCTGTTCGTCTCGGTCTCATATCTCTTCACTACCAGCCTCACCCTCATTACCCTCCTGCGCCTGCTCCAGGGGATAGGCTGCGCCATGTTCCGGCCGATGGTGGTCTCCTTGGTGAGCGAATGCACCTGCGACAAGCGGCGGGCCACGGTTATGGGGACCTTCGACATCTCCTTCTACGGCGCCCTGAGCCTGGGGCCGCTTGTCGGCGGCATTCTCAAAGACCTGTGGGGCTTCCGGGGGATCTTCGCCACCCTCGCGCTCCTGTGTATCACCGCCTTGGCAGTAGCCTTTATCTCCATCCCCAGCCACAAGGACGCTTCCTCACAACCGACACACTATGAAACGGAACACCTTTGGGGCCTCCTGAACATCACCCGCCACAGTTCCCTGCGTGGCCTTCTGGCCTTCATCTTCGGCCGGGCCTGCGGCATTTCCTTGCTGGGTGCCTTCCTCCCCATCATGCTCACGGCCCGGCTGGGGCTGAACGGTACCCGGGCCGGGCTGGTCATGGCCTCCTCCACCCTGGTGATGACCCTCTTGCTCCGCCCCATGGGCATGCTCTCGGACCGGGCGCCGCGCAAATCCCTGGTGGTTGCCGGGGGCACCGCGGTCTCGCTGCTCTACTTCCTGATCCCGGTGGCGGCGGGTTTTAGCCAGATCCTGGCGCTGGCGGTGGGTATCGGTCTGTTCAGCGTGTTGTCCCAGCCTGCGAGCACGGCACTTTTGGTGGAGGAGGGGAGCCGCCATGGCATGGGTGCGACGGTGGGAACCTTCAACTCGGTGCTGAACTTGGGGTTCGTCTCCGGCCCACTTTTGGGTGCGGGATTGCAGACTACCCTGGGACTGACGGCGGTGTTTTACGCCGCCGGGGTTATGGGATTGGGGGCGGTGGTGCTGTTCATGGTCAATGTGTTTTATGAAGAAGGTGGGCAGACGTGGAAGCAGCCAATGACGGTGTATGTGTCGATGAGTAAAAAGTTGCAGTGGAGTGAAAGAATGGATATTGAAGGCCAATGA
- a CDS encoding SPOR domain-containing protein yields the protein MRIDYSEPKKSFVTTPTGNRPRKEPVARLTVIIVVTGLATFAAGFGSGWFLSQRAAKKSYQAAMEQTSLESAPRQDAAAKPAAPQPAAPTPTQPPQPGATPPPNGQTMPEPPLSFYKTLPSGQKSNVMGSGINAKEEKGKQPLQAAMPANVAKQPQQDGSDAAKPVSEKAPAAEKPRRDAGGFTVQVASYSLKSEAEAMRSKLAGKGYNVFLVESNQGDKGTWYRVRVGRKLEQDAAKELSSKIGKGAIAIPDKD from the coding sequence ATGAGGATCGATTACAGCGAACCAAAGAAATCGTTCGTCACCACCCCCACCGGCAATCGTCCCCGCAAGGAACCGGTGGCGCGGCTTACGGTCATCATCGTCGTCACCGGCCTGGCCACCTTTGCCGCCGGCTTCGGCAGCGGCTGGTTCCTCTCCCAGCGAGCCGCCAAAAAATCGTACCAGGCCGCCATGGAGCAGACCAGTCTGGAAAGCGCGCCGCGCCAGGATGCCGCGGCCAAACCGGCGGCGCCTCAACCGGCCGCGCCGACGCCCACCCAGCCCCCCCAGCCGGGCGCTACGCCGCCTCCCAACGGCCAGACCATGCCCGAGCCCCCCTTGAGCTTCTACAAGACCCTCCCCAGCGGTCAGAAGAGCAATGTCATGGGAAGCGGCATCAATGCCAAGGAGGAAAAGGGAAAACAGCCGCTCCAGGCCGCCATGCCGGCGAACGTGGCTAAGCAGCCCCAGCAGGACGGCAGCGACGCGGCCAAGCCGGTCAGCGAGAAGGCCCCGGCGGCGGAGAAACCTCGGCGCGACGCGGGCGGCTTCACGGTGCAGGTTGCGTCCTACAGCCTGAAATCCGAGGCCGAGGCCATGCGGAGCAAACTGGCGGGCAAGGGCTACAACGTCTTCCTCGTCGAGTCCAATCAAGGGGACAAGGGGACCTGGTACCGGGTACGGGTCGGCAGGAAGCTGGAGCAGGACGCGGCCAAGGAGTTGTCCAGCAAGATCGGCAAGGGGGCCATCGCCATCCCGGACAAGGACTGA
- a CDS encoding site-specific integrase, with translation MASLKKRGKTYYAQYYVNGKQVRANLETTSLQIAKEKIRQIESAQLRQDDIPLPTKTPLPDIVDKYVFHLKAHSSERNVQKVVSYLRGTFGQVCEGLKIKNDIIAAKAVKRPASGKFDLIELGCLEQLATVQVSGFLANLVVYKGVSAKTVNHYRQILLTMCNWAMTEGGVKFPGGKNPVEAVKRYREIKSDIRFLKMPQIDEQLQVLAGNLMLQTMVAFYIYAGLRREEALWLMPSDIDLEAGNYGAIRIRDKSFNGKSWVPKTRSNRTVPISRTLRGYLDTYLQKYTLVDWFFPSPDGYRWDPDNFSAHLRSANEDARLQWTCLDFRHSFGSHLAMRGESLYKISKLMGNSPQICEKHYAALLPESLFETVEFSGPNAVEQSQRQRLELIKKEKPDIQRNDGEKRPALRLVVNNR, from the coding sequence ATGGCAAGTCTCAAGAAGCGTGGCAAAACCTATTATGCGCAGTACTACGTGAACGGCAAGCAGGTGCGGGCCAACCTGGAAACAACCTCGTTACAGATTGCCAAGGAAAAAATCAGGCAGATCGAATCGGCCCAGCTGCGGCAGGATGATATTCCCCTACCAACGAAAACCCCTCTCCCCGATATTGTCGATAAGTACGTCTTCCACCTGAAAGCCCACTCTTCCGAACGCAATGTCCAGAAGGTCGTCAGCTATCTCAGGGGCACCTTCGGCCAGGTGTGCGAAGGCCTCAAGATCAAAAACGACATCATCGCCGCAAAAGCCGTAAAGCGACCAGCTTCGGGAAAATTCGACCTGATTGAGCTCGGATGCCTGGAACAGCTGGCAACGGTCCAGGTTTCCGGCTTTCTTGCTAATCTTGTCGTCTACAAAGGCGTTTCCGCGAAAACCGTCAACCACTATCGCCAGATTCTGCTTACCATGTGCAACTGGGCCATGACGGAGGGCGGCGTGAAATTCCCGGGCGGCAAAAACCCTGTTGAGGCGGTAAAGCGCTACCGGGAAATCAAAAGCGATATCCGCTTCCTGAAGATGCCCCAGATCGATGAGCAGTTGCAAGTCCTGGCCGGCAATCTGATGCTGCAGACCATGGTGGCGTTCTATATTTACGCGGGCCTGCGTCGCGAGGAAGCCCTCTGGCTGATGCCCAGCGACATCGATCTGGAGGCCGGGAACTACGGAGCTATCAGAATCAGGGACAAAAGCTTCAACGGTAAATCCTGGGTTCCGAAGACACGGTCAAACAGGACAGTACCGATCAGCAGAACCCTTCGCGGCTACCTGGACACCTATCTGCAAAAATATACCCTGGTCGATTGGTTCTTCCCCTCCCCTGACGGCTACCGCTGGGACCCGGATAATTTCTCCGCACATCTGCGTTCCGCCAATGAAGATGCCAGGCTGCAATGGACCTGCCTGGACTTCCGGCACAGCTTTGGTTCCCACCTGGCAATGCGGGGTGAAAGTCTCTATAAAATCAGCAAGCTGATGGGCAACTCACCGCAAATCTGCGAGAAACACTATGCAGCCCTCCTGCCGGAGTCGCTATTTGAGACGGTGGAGTTTTCTGGGCCAAATGCGGTTGAGCAATCGCAGCGACAGAGGCTGGAACTGATCAAAAAAGAGAAACCAGATATTCAGAGGAATGATGGAGAAAAAAGGCCGGCATTGCGTCTGGTTGTCAATAACAGATAG
- a CDS encoding integrase domain-containing protein yields the protein MAPQPERRYQMSKSHERKLVRETLDRVGKNWSKASSTNAKLISRLKNIAQYMATNQGLNSITHMKTRHVDAYVAHLRDERHLAPSSLQGYATAMRQLANTIGKSNIIRSNIELGANRSNADRYKNANTPSDTAKLTEIRDGLYARAEWQGLAHEMQQLFGLRIKESLGSVNTIERDGRFFLHVPRGFAKNGLERLVPVESGAQRDLLDRVQAHCHNEGQRSLIPAAKSLKQGYWQQVNAIRDLGGTKKNNANSHSLRREYIRERYAEIREIPDREQRQEAEQGLIEQVGHFDTEKLRHYTPK from the coding sequence GTGGCACCACAACCAGAAAGGAGATATCAAATGAGCAAATCGCATGAGCGCAAACTGGTCCGCGAAACCCTCGACCGGGTCGGTAAAAACTGGTCGAAGGCCAGCAGCACCAACGCAAAACTGATCAGCCGCCTGAAAAATATTGCCCAGTATATGGCGACCAATCAAGGCTTGAATTCCATTACCCACATGAAAACCAGACACGTCGATGCATATGTGGCGCATTTGCGAGACGAGCGGCATCTGGCGCCGTCGTCCCTACAGGGCTATGCCACGGCAATGCGGCAACTGGCAAACACCATCGGCAAATCGAATATCATCAGATCAAACATCGAACTGGGGGCCAATCGCTCCAACGCGGACAGGTACAAAAACGCCAACACCCCCAGCGACACCGCCAAACTGACGGAAATCCGGGACGGCCTCTATGCCCGAGCCGAATGGCAGGGGCTGGCCCATGAGATGCAGCAGCTGTTTGGGTTGCGAATCAAGGAAAGCCTTGGCTCGGTGAACACTATCGAGCGGGACGGTCGGTTTTTTCTGCACGTGCCGCGCGGATTTGCCAAAAATGGGCTCGAGAGACTCGTTCCGGTCGAATCGGGTGCGCAGCGAGACTTGCTGGACCGGGTCCAGGCCCATTGCCACAACGAGGGCCAGCGGTCGCTGATCCCTGCCGCCAAATCTCTGAAACAGGGGTATTGGCAACAGGTCAATGCCATCCGCGACCTCGGCGGCACGAAGAAAAATAATGCCAATTCCCACAGCCTGCGGCGCGAATATATCCGGGAACGGTATGCCGAGATCAGGGAGATCCCGGATAGGGAACAACGCCAGGAAGCTGAACAGGGGCTGATTGAACAGGTCGGCCATTTCGATACGGAGAAACTGCGGCACTATACGCCGAAGTGA
- a CDS encoding carbon monoxide dehydrogenase, which yields MSLFDEQIRQVFRYQEHMADKGNYVREVQCPWPVVNGREEFPFKVGPGAGSGLVLKSETFLELGSPTAGSCAFALFSDQTSAVHDGRVRLIGPDIHESDEKTYPFGQVIMAAGADLTEADYHSLCQSQYVGDQVEGFMVKSTPGHIWGRVSRQAAQKGFNFAFLGGALIALVKAQIPHVTHMEVLFVTSDKADLQPLVEIGGAVAQIAKAIKERHWKERGIDIDECAFGGHCGNCSDKSVCDEVKKHLHSRKHKIEELDYHGTSMVLQPSEKRN from the coding sequence ATGTCTTTATTTGATGAACAGATTCGACAGGTCTTCCGTTACCAGGAACATATGGCGGACAAAGGGAATTACGTTAGAGAGGTGCAATGTCCCTGGCCTGTGGTCAACGGGCGGGAAGAATTCCCGTTCAAAGTCGGTCCAGGTGCCGGTTCCGGCCTTGTGCTGAAATCCGAGACTTTTCTGGAACTGGGTAGCCCGACGGCAGGTTCCTGTGCCTTTGCCCTCTTCTCCGACCAGACATCTGCCGTGCATGACGGGAGAGTGCGATTGATTGGCCCGGATATCCATGAGTCCGACGAAAAGACGTATCCGTTCGGGCAGGTAATCATGGCAGCCGGTGCAGACTTGACCGAAGCTGATTACCATAGCCTGTGCCAGAGCCAGTATGTCGGAGACCAGGTCGAGGGATTCATGGTCAAGAGTACTCCAGGTCATATTTGGGGCAGGGTCAGCCGCCAGGCAGCGCAGAAAGGCTTTAACTTTGCCTTCCTGGGAGGAGCGCTGATTGCGTTGGTCAAGGCCCAGATTCCTCATGTCACCCACATGGAGGTATTGTTTGTAACCTCCGACAAGGCAGACTTGCAGCCTTTGGTTGAGATTGGGGGTGCTGTTGCACAGATTGCCAAAGCGATCAAGGAACGGCACTGGAAGGAGCGGGGGATAGACATTGACGAGTGTGCCTTTGGCGGACACTGTGGAAATTGCAGTGACAAGTCTGTTTGTGACGAGGTCAAAAAGCACCTGCACAGCCGCAAGCACAAGATTGAAGAACTTGACTACCACGGAACCAGCATGGTTTTGCAGCCATCCGAGAAGAGGAATTGA
- a CDS encoding acyl-CoA dehydratase activase gives MLVAGCDLGSAAGKAVIMADGEIRAWAVVQATTSPEKTAFLVLGEAAKLAGLNTIEDLQYIMGTGYGRATVSLTHDNMSEISCHARGAHWLHPAARTVVDVGGQDCKVISIDDEGRVLDFQMNDKCAAGTGRFFEAMSRVLHCSLEKFSELSMQSDNPANITKQCSVFAESEVVTLINNGVPVHHIAAGLTDSIARRLLAMVYRLGAVEDIVVTGGCAKNEGMVRSLESRLGHTIVRLAQNPQTVGALGAALFAREKLMQK, from the coding sequence ATGCTCGTTGCTGGTTGTGATCTCGGGTCTGCTGCCGGGAAAGCGGTCATCATGGCCGATGGAGAAATCCGTGCCTGGGCGGTTGTACAGGCCACCACAAGTCCGGAGAAAACGGCTTTTCTGGTTTTGGGCGAGGCGGCTAAGCTGGCAGGACTGAATACGATTGAAGACCTGCAGTACATCATGGGTACCGGTTATGGCCGTGCGACGGTTTCCCTTACCCATGACAACATGTCAGAAATCAGTTGTCATGCCCGTGGCGCCCACTGGCTGCACCCGGCTGCGCGTACGGTTGTCGATGTGGGCGGGCAGGATTGCAAGGTGATTTCTATTGATGATGAAGGCAGGGTGCTGGATTTCCAGATGAACGACAAGTGCGCCGCTGGAACGGGGAGGTTCTTCGAGGCCATGTCCAGGGTGTTGCACTGCTCGCTGGAAAAGTTTTCCGAACTCTCCATGCAGTCGGACAACCCGGCCAACATCACCAAACAGTGCAGCGTGTTCGCAGAATCCGAGGTGGTCACGCTGATAAATAACGGGGTGCCGGTGCACCACATCGCCGCCGGGCTGACCGACTCCATAGCCCGCAGGTTGCTTGCCATGGTGTACCGTCTTGGCGCCGTCGAGGATATCGTGGTCACGGGTGGGTGTGCCAAGAATGAGGGCATGGTCAGGTCACTGGAAAGCAGGCTGGGGCATACGATAGTCAGGCTGGCCCAAAATCCGCAGACCGTCGGCGCCCTGGGGGCGGCCCTGTTCGCGCGTGAAAAGCTTATGCAAAAGTGA